In Oscillatoria acuminata PCC 6304, a single window of DNA contains:
- a CDS encoding NACHT domain-containing protein: MVNLIRFRFESGSFETGFTVRIFFSQETVILVDLPPNPGLPGIYRTWESLFLKKADHLLLEPSYQALIGCFQDWLKGGGDVQKLRETILQELTDRPPEIRVLIQSGERLLRQLPWQEWDIFREHYPQAEFALTLTEYSPLPDFDDTPVRSRVRILAVVGDRPHSETLSTLRTLKSLPDAEHRIFKSSQPQQLYLQLQDATGWDILFIGNHNLIQGLNIPEFKKALEIACDRGLKLAICNDGLDLAELLANLVNPPILVIFRQAVLEQVSARFLRAFLTAFAHDKCLYPSVREGRESLEFFDKQFPGIMGLPILCQHPLKTSLTWRGILGKPPVDTPQTRQEYHIRKTLLQKVKKYWIQGVLENSLQQQLFLNLGLEQYPLVKSLEISLENSDQTHLILPENTRLIQYFDRLKTPRTLLILGEPGSGKTVTLLELARDAIARGERDYTQPIPLVFTLSSWGLKMLPIQDWIIEEGTANYEVSPSWLKSSLEKGRLLLLLDGLDEVKSEIRKVCLTALNAFIKQYPLTEILLTSRREDYEAIQVQLNFKSAIYLQPLSLGQISEYLAHLAGNRAIDIAAFQSDPLLVELAKTPLILNIIAVVYQGNYVKNELESQSLEARLCWLFDAYINQMWYRHSPEKGQYNQEAMMHWLSWLAQLMHQESQTLFFLDRLQPKWLESRLQNQIPWGVGLLFGLIGGTIVGMVLWLTVGFFFEPFWGMVISLIFVVIFGLPFGIWATLTVGREKKIQPVETLNWSWDAVKKSLTLGLGLGVLTWMISGMIGFVIVAPLVVLVYELKGGNLDRKQFSNQGIWQSLKNAAIFAAIAAAVLGVTAGLMSAQILTLIIGPASASARFGTAWMQEFTVRAILSGILVGLFYGLNQAGTACIQHLTMRVLLYWQGSIPWNYTRFLDYARKLIFLQRVGGGYIFIHRLLLEHFVTGSKSKL, encoded by the coding sequence ATGGTGAATTTAATCCGATTTAGATTTGAATCAGGCAGCTTTGAAACGGGGTTTACGGTGCGGATTTTTTTCTCGCAGGAAACGGTAATCCTTGTCGATCTTCCCCCAAATCCAGGACTTCCAGGGATTTATCGGACTTGGGAGAGTTTATTTTTAAAAAAGGCCGATCACCTTCTGTTGGAGCCGAGTTATCAAGCGCTGATCGGTTGCTTTCAGGACTGGTTAAAGGGTGGCGGGGATGTTCAAAAGTTGCGGGAAACAATCCTGCAGGAATTAACCGATCGCCCGCCAGAAATTCGAGTTTTGATTCAATCTGGCGAGCGCCTGCTTCGGCAACTGCCTTGGCAGGAGTGGGATATCTTTCGCGAGCACTATCCCCAGGCAGAATTTGCGCTCACTTTAACCGAGTATAGTCCCCTGCCGGATTTTGATGATACGCCGGTTAGAAGTCGTGTGAGGATTTTAGCTGTGGTAGGCGATCGCCCTCACTCAGAAACTTTGTCTACCCTCCGAACTCTCAAATCCTTACCCGATGCGGAACATCGGATTTTCAAATCCTCTCAACCCCAGCAACTATATCTCCAACTCCAGGATGCAACGGGTTGGGATATCCTGTTTATTGGGAATCATAACTTGATTCAAGGTTTGAATATTCCCGAGTTCAAAAAAGCCCTGGAAATTGCCTGCGATCGCGGGTTGAAACTCGCTATTTGTAATGATGGACTAGATCTGGCGGAATTGCTGGCAAACTTAGTCAATCCCCCGATTCTCGTAATTTTCAGACAGGCAGTTTTGGAACAGGTCTCCGCTAGGTTTTTGCGGGCATTTTTAACCGCTTTTGCTCACGATAAATGCTTATATCCATCGGTGCGAGAGGGTCGAGAAAGTTTAGAATTTTTTGACAAACAATTTCCCGGGATTATGGGATTACCCATCCTCTGTCAGCATCCCCTCAAAACCTCCCTAACTTGGCGAGGAATCCTGGGAAAACCGCCGGTTGATACGCCTCAAACCAGGCAGGAATATCACATCCGGAAAACCTTACTCCAAAAAGTTAAAAAATACTGGATTCAAGGAGTTTTAGAAAACTCTTTGCAACAGCAACTTTTTCTGAACCTGGGACTAGAACAGTATCCCCTTGTCAAATCGTTAGAAATATCCCTAGAAAACTCAGACCAAACCCATCTCATTCTCCCAGAAAATACCCGACTGATTCAGTATTTTGACCGACTCAAAACCCCGAGAACTCTGCTGATTTTGGGAGAACCGGGTTCGGGAAAAACTGTGACTTTGTTAGAATTAGCTCGGGATGCGATCGCCCGAGGAGAAAGAGACTATACTCAACCGATTCCCCTGGTGTTTACCCTGTCCTCATGGGGACTGAAAATGCTGCCAATTCAGGACTGGATTATAGAGGAAGGAACGGCCAATTATGAAGTCTCCCCCAGTTGGCTCAAATCTAGCCTTGAAAAAGGGCGATTGTTATTACTGTTGGATGGTTTAGATGAAGTCAAATCTGAAATACGAAAAGTCTGCTTAACGGCTTTAAATGCCTTTATCAAGCAATATCCCCTGACAGAAATTCTCCTCACCAGTCGCCGAGAAGACTATGAAGCAATCCAAGTTCAATTAAATTTTAAATCCGCAATTTATTTACAGCCTTTAAGTTTAGGGCAAATTTCTGAGTATTTAGCTCATTTAGCGGGAAACCGGGCTATAGACATTGCCGCATTCCAATCCGACCCCTTGTTGGTAGAATTGGCAAAAACTCCCTTAATTTTGAATATTATCGCTGTGGTTTATCAGGGAAATTACGTTAAAAATGAGTTAGAATCACAGTCTTTAGAAGCTCGTCTTTGCTGGCTATTTGATGCGTATATTAACCAGATGTGGTATCGTCACTCTCCAGAAAAAGGACAATATAATCAAGAAGCAATGATGCACTGGTTGAGTTGGCTGGCACAGTTGATGCACCAGGAATCCCAAACCCTATTTTTTCTGGACCGCTTGCAACCCAAATGGTTAGAGTCTCGCCTCCAAAACCAGATTCCCTGGGGGGTAGGACTGCTATTTGGACTGATTGGCGGGACGATTGTCGGGATGGTTCTCTGGTTGACGGTGGGTTTTTTCTTTGAGCCATTTTGGGGAATGGTGATTAGTTTAATCTTTGTGGTAATTTTTGGCTTACCGTTCGGAATTTGGGCGACCCTGACGGTGGGACGAGAGAAAAAGATTCAACCTGTAGAAACCCTGAATTGGTCCTGGGATGCCGTCAAAAAATCCTTAACTTTGGGGTTGGGTTTAGGGGTACTCACTTGGATGATTTCTGGGATGATTGGGTTTGTAATCGTTGCGCCTTTAGTTGTGCTGGTTTATGAACTGAAAGGGGGGAATCTGGATCGCAAACAATTTTCCAATCAAGGGATTTGGCAGTCTTTGAAAAATGCAGCAATTTTCGCGGCGATCGCAGCAGCAGTGTTAGGGGTCACTGCCGGTTTGATGAGCGCACAAATCCTCACCCTAATTATCGGACCCGCATCTGCATCGGCGAGATTCGGGACAGCTTGGATGCAGGAATTTACGGTTCGTGCTATCCTTTCAGGAATCCTCGTCGGATTATTTTATGGACTGAACCAAGCGGGGACTGCCTGCATTCAACATTTGACTATGCGGGTGTTATTGTATTGGCAAGGGTCGATTCCTTGGAATTATACCCGGTTTCTCGATTATGCCCGAAAACTCATTTTTTTACAAAGAGTTGGAGGCGGTTATATTTTTATTCATCGGCTTTTGTTAGAACATTTTGTGACTGGATCTAAATCAAAGTTATAA
- a CDS encoding serine/threonine-protein kinase has protein sequence MINPHDILLGRYKIVRSLNAGGFGQTFEIEDGGILKVLKVLKLGDFSDPQTQKKLISLFEREAKVLMQLEHPGIPKVDRDGYLIIPNPDSFDPLYGLVMEKIEGSNLQDWSLAQGQQPLSIDLALNWLKQLVEILQELHQRQYFHRDIKPSNIMLKPSGQLVLIDFGAVREVTDTFLGKIGAGRAGTGLISSGYTPPEQYEGKAVPQSDFFALGRTMVHLLTGKSPLELENDPHTGQLIWHKDAPTVSEALGDLIDYLMGPFPGNRPLNAQIILSILSEFSSPTSTGFSTVNSSSGIGCVNTVVNLKSPKSSFHLPKLAQLPPLLHIRFFNLKIEFKSAALFLLILLGIVGSFSPYFAMGLNDKGLEYYNSSRLSKAKFYYSLSLILNSKYHKSHYNLGLVYDDFQDFGRARYHYKIAIDQGNFSAYNNLARIEIIEQNCSLAIPLLEQGKARDNRPSRQYSFHKNLGWAQLCQWRQSAAPNPSFLEKAEHHLAEAIAQDDSTASAHCLLAQVWESRGDSGAALPHWTNCRDRPFNHSSPEEKAWNTLAQERLRGKIAP, from the coding sequence ATGATCAATCCTCATGATATCTTACTCGGACGATACAAAATTGTTCGGTCTTTGAATGCGGGGGGATTTGGTCAGACTTTTGAAATCGAGGATGGGGGAATTCTCAAGGTCTTAAAAGTTCTTAAACTTGGAGACTTCAGCGACCCTCAAACCCAAAAAAAACTGATTTCCTTATTTGAACGAGAAGCCAAGGTCCTCATGCAGTTGGAGCATCCAGGGATTCCCAAAGTTGACCGAGATGGCTACCTGATTATCCCCAATCCGGATAGTTTTGACCCTTTGTACGGTCTAGTCATGGAGAAAATAGAGGGCAGTAATTTACAGGATTGGTCCCTTGCTCAAGGTCAACAGCCCTTGAGTATCGACTTAGCATTGAACTGGTTAAAACAACTGGTGGAAATTTTACAAGAACTCCACCAGCGACAATATTTCCACCGGGATATTAAACCCTCGAATATTATGCTAAAACCGAGCGGGCAACTTGTCCTCATTGATTTTGGTGCTGTTCGAGAAGTGACTGATACATTTTTAGGAAAAATTGGGGCGGGGCGAGCAGGGACTGGCCTCATTTCATCCGGTTATACGCCCCCAGAACAGTATGAAGGCAAAGCCGTTCCGCAATCGGATTTTTTTGCCTTGGGACGCACAATGGTTCACTTACTCACTGGAAAATCTCCCTTGGAACTGGAGAATGACCCCCACACAGGCCAATTAATTTGGCACAAGGATGCTCCGACGGTCAGTGAAGCCCTAGGGGATTTAATCGATTATTTAATGGGTCCCTTTCCAGGAAATCGCCCCCTGAATGCTCAAATCATTTTATCTATTTTGTCAGAATTTTCTAGTCCAACTTCCACTGGATTCTCTACTGTGAATTCCAGTTCAGGGATCGGGTGTGTAAATACTGTTGTTAATTTAAAATCGCCCAAATCCAGTTTTCATTTACCGAAACTGGCTCAACTTCCTCCCCTCCTCCATATAAGATTTTTTAATTTAAAAATTGAATTCAAAAGTGCGGCTTTATTCTTGCTGATATTACTAGGTATTGTCGGGTCTTTTTCTCCCTATTTCGCAATGGGCTTAAATGACAAGGGACTTGAATATTACAATTCAAGCCGCTTAAGCAAAGCAAAATTTTACTACAGTTTATCACTAATTTTAAACTCAAAATATCATAAATCTCATTATAACCTGGGTTTGGTGTACGATGACTTTCAAGATTTTGGTCGCGCCCGGTATCACTATAAAATTGCCATTGACCAGGGTAATTTTTCTGCCTATAACAATTTGGCGCGGATAGAGATTATAGAGCAGAACTGTAGTCTGGCAATTCCGTTGCTAGAACAAGGAAAAGCCCGAGATAATCGCCCCTCACGGCAATACTCTTTCCACAAAAATTTGGGTTGGGCACAGTTGTGTCAATGGCGACAAAGCGCCGCCCCAAACCCTAGTTTTCTCGAAAAGGCAGAACATCACCTCGCTGAGGCGATCGCCCAGGATGATTCCACTGCCTCAGCCCATTGTCTCCTGGCACAAGTCTGGGAAAGTCGAGGTGACAGTGGGGCTGCTTTGCCACACTGGACAAATTGCCGCGATCGCCCCTTCAATCACAGCAGCCCAGAAGAAAAAGCCTGGAACACCCTAGCACAGGAGCGTTTGCGCGGGAAAATCGCCCCCTAA
- a CDS encoding NB-ARC domain-containing protein yields MPPTKDFAEAAQQWYLDRLYADLAKAKQVCVPHARTGLSDTEKVHLRGLLCGYSPDEIACKLNKTPTGVKPSLTKTLYRYVEQLTGRSPNTLGNWRDVVDWLEAEYKIRSFLVSVPRREDWGDAPDVALFSGRYGDLSSLTKWIVQDGCRLVTIVGMGGMGKTRLGVKVAKEIAQEFEYVIWRSLGDAPTLRELLADLLEFLSYESSELVKDSHSEAIASTAQKISELLKFLQRHRCLVILDDVEMILASGEFAGYCRQGYQDYSQLFQKIGEVPLRSCLLLLSGEKPIAVASLEGPLLPVRCLQLTGLQPESAQEILTDQGLCVTDPGFSELIRRYGGHPAALKIVSTTIVELFKGNILQFLQQSSLIVGDALRNILDRQFARLSELELEIIYALALHSQTVSADELQGQMWRSVSGTELVGALDSLKRRSLIENISEQPGEILFSLPPVMKKYVVNQFIYRFVQNLAIALETQEFKKMGLVRTHALVNRRSSDSGKLIQSRTILTRVRDALLTRFRGEENLEEKLTQLLLDCTENSYSDLGYIKLNLNELLQSLNGYRKGHDQSS; encoded by the coding sequence ATGCCTCCAACAAAAGATTTTGCAGAAGCGGCCCAGCAATGGTATTTAGATCGGTTGTATGCAGACTTGGCTAAAGCAAAACAAGTTTGTGTGCCTCATGCCAGAACGGGATTGAGCGATACGGAAAAAGTACATTTACGCGGGTTGTTATGTGGCTACAGCCCTGATGAGATTGCTTGCAAGCTCAACAAAACCCCGACTGGGGTGAAACCCTCCCTCACGAAAACTTTGTATCGGTATGTGGAACAGTTGACCGGGCGATCGCCGAATACCTTGGGTAATTGGCGAGACGTGGTGGATTGGCTGGAAGCGGAATATAAAATCCGCTCATTTCTGGTATCCGTGCCCCGGCGAGAAGATTGGGGTGATGCGCCGGATGTTGCCCTCTTCTCGGGTCGATATGGGGATCTCAGCAGTCTCACTAAATGGATTGTCCAAGATGGATGCCGATTAGTGACGATCGTGGGGATGGGAGGAATGGGTAAAACCCGGCTTGGGGTCAAGGTCGCCAAAGAAATAGCCCAGGAGTTTGAGTATGTGATCTGGCGCAGTCTGGGAGATGCGCCCACCCTCAGAGAACTGTTAGCCGATTTGTTAGAATTCTTGTCTTACGAATCATCGGAACTGGTGAAGGATTCTCATTCCGAGGCGATCGCTTCCACCGCCCAGAAGATCTCTGAGTTACTGAAATTTTTGCAACGTCATCGGTGCTTAGTCATTTTAGATGATGTGGAAATGATTTTAGCCAGTGGAGAGTTCGCTGGATACTGCCGCCAGGGATATCAAGACTACAGTCAACTGTTTCAGAAAATTGGAGAAGTCCCCCTTCGCAGTTGCTTGCTGCTTCTGAGTGGGGAAAAACCGATAGCAGTGGCCTCATTAGAGGGACCTCTGCTCCCAGTTCGGTGTTTACAACTGACGGGGTTACAACCGGAATCCGCTCAAGAGATTTTAACCGATCAAGGCCTGTGCGTAACGGATCCGGGCTTTTCTGAATTAATTCGACGATATGGAGGCCATCCGGCTGCCCTTAAAATTGTTTCGACCACGATTGTAGAATTATTTAAGGGCAATATCCTGCAATTCTTGCAACAAAGTAGCTTGATTGTGGGAGATGCTTTGCGAAATATTTTAGATCGGCAATTCGCCCGATTGTCGGAACTAGAACTAGAAATTATCTACGCCCTGGCCCTTCACTCTCAGACCGTGTCGGCAGATGAACTGCAAGGACAAATGTGGCGTTCAGTATCGGGAACAGAATTAGTAGGGGCCTTGGATTCTTTAAAACGGCGATCGCTGATCGAAAATATTTCTGAGCAACCGGGGGAAATCCTGTTTAGCTTGCCCCCAGTGATGAAAAAGTATGTGGTTAATCAATTTATTTACCGTTTTGTCCAAAACTTGGCGATCGCCCTGGAAACTCAAGAATTCAAGAAAATGGGGCTAGTCAGAACTCATGCCCTCGTTAACCGGCGATCGTCCGACTCAGGAAAGCTCATTCAATCTCGCACCATTCTCACCCGAGTCAGAGATGCCCTTTTGACCCGCTTCAGAGGGGAAGAAAATCTCGAAGAGAAACTCACCCAGTTATTATTGGACTGTACTGAAAACTCTTATTCTGACTTAGGATACATCAAGCTCAATCTTAACGAGTTGCTCCAATCCCTCAACGGTTATCGAAAAGGCCATGATCAATCCTCATGA
- a CDS encoding CHAT domain-containing protein codes for MTKIAIFTMGHGDFNTGFPMRLEIREERGNPLSEVMGKLPPSPSIPELYETWQRNFIKIKVGNGRMKVLKGTAKTTVTPMKEALEKCKNSQKELKNSFKDWLKSECRELQKMRETFFKHLPDEFEEIRVFLQTSDPFVKKLPWNEWDIFERYAHAEIALVPPEYSRINLDPDAIAREKVRILGILSTDEEINPKQEKKELEGLLHAETRFPNPHEPTELYDALQDERGWDILFFAGHSSSSPTGETGKFFITHDYGLSIDELKISLRKALSRGLKLAIFNSCDGLGLAKELADLNSPQVIVMREPVPGDYAVAFIKNFLKEFSEGKSLYVAMREAKDSLECWENEYPGVSWLPILCQNPAQTPLIWPKNLVKMPVKIPVKIPVLSPSVVTKPAIWQEVTTLMGHSSGVKSVAVSPDGRMIASGSFDQTIKLWDLQRGELKKTLKGHTGTVTSVQFSPDGILASASFFPDGTIKLWEVDGEQNRVELKTTLRGNDWVALAIWNIAFNHDGKYIASGHNVDSTIKVWDVQREKIIATLRGHVWAVQSVIFHPQDGSIISSSLDGTIKIWNPEEEQLIQTLVGPSGWLSPAQSWFSRDVEVYSLAMSSDGEFLASGGKEDVIKIWRWPDRQLQQTLKGHSDTIQAIAIAPDGNTLASGGRDHTIRIWDLITGKTQQTLGHSDTVNSLVFSPDGQTLISGSQDKTIKIWRWFPQGSSPL; via the coding sequence ATGACTAAAATCGCAATTTTTACAATGGGTCACGGAGATTTTAATACCGGGTTTCCGATGAGACTGGAAATTAGGGAAGAACGAGGCAATCCTCTGTCAGAAGTGATGGGGAAGTTGCCTCCATCACCGAGTATTCCTGAACTTTACGAAACCTGGCAGCGCAATTTTATAAAGATAAAAGTCGGCAATGGGAGAATGAAGGTTCTTAAAGGGACAGCGAAGACGACTGTTACCCCTATGAAAGAAGCGCTAGAAAAATGCAAAAACTCTCAGAAGGAGTTGAAAAACTCATTTAAAGATTGGCTCAAATCAGAATGCAGAGAACTTCAAAAGATGCGGGAAACTTTTTTCAAGCATCTACCCGATGAATTTGAAGAGATTCGGGTTTTTCTTCAAACCAGTGACCCATTCGTGAAAAAACTGCCTTGGAATGAATGGGATATTTTTGAGCGCTATGCTCATGCGGAAATTGCTTTAGTGCCACCGGAATATAGTCGCATCAATCTGGACCCGGATGCGATCGCCCGTGAAAAAGTGAGAATTTTAGGCATTCTCAGCACAGACGAAGAGATTAATCCCAAACAAGAGAAAAAAGAACTGGAGGGATTGCTTCATGCTGAAACGAGATTCCCAAATCCCCATGAACCGACTGAATTATATGATGCTCTGCAAGATGAGAGGGGATGGGATATTCTTTTCTTTGCTGGACATAGTTCCAGTTCTCCAACGGGAGAAACTGGTAAATTTTTTATTACCCATGACTATGGATTAAGCATTGATGAATTAAAAATATCCCTCCGAAAAGCTCTAAGTCGCGGGCTAAAATTAGCCATTTTTAATTCCTGCGATGGGTTGGGTTTGGCGAAAGAATTGGCTGACTTAAATAGTCCCCAAGTAATTGTGATGCGGGAACCTGTCCCCGGGGATTATGCAGTGGCATTTATTAAAAATTTTCTTAAGGAGTTTTCTGAAGGCAAGTCTTTGTATGTGGCGATGCGAGAAGCAAAAGATAGTTTAGAATGCTGGGAAAACGAATATCCAGGGGTGAGTTGGTTGCCGATTCTTTGCCAAAATCCAGCCCAGACTCCGCTAATTTGGCCAAAAAATTTGGTTAAAATGCCAGTAAAAATTCCTGTAAAAATTCCTGTACTTTCTCCATCCGTCGTCACAAAACCTGCGATTTGGCAGGAAGTGACAACCCTAATGGGACATTCTTCCGGGGTCAAATCGGTAGCGGTTAGTCCTGATGGTCGGATGATTGCCAGTGGCAGTTTTGACCAAACGATTAAACTCTGGGATTTACAGAGAGGGGAACTCAAAAAAACTTTGAAAGGACATACGGGAACGGTGACTTCGGTGCAGTTTAGTCCGGATGGAATTCTGGCGAGTGCGAGTTTCTTTCCCGATGGCACGATTAAACTTTGGGAGGTGGACGGGGAACAGAATCGGGTCGAATTAAAAACGACTCTGCGAGGGAATGATTGGGTGGCTTTAGCGATTTGGAATATCGCCTTTAATCACGATGGCAAGTACATCGCTAGTGGTCACAATGTCGATAGTACGATTAAGGTTTGGGATGTTCAGCGAGAAAAAATTATTGCTACTTTGCGCGGTCATGTTTGGGCGGTTCAGTCGGTGATTTTTCATCCTCAAGATGGCTCAATTATCAGTAGCAGTTTGGATGGCACGATTAAAATTTGGAATCCGGAAGAGGAACAACTGATTCAGACCTTAGTTGGACCTTCGGGTTGGTTGAGTCCGGCGCAATCTTGGTTTAGTCGGGATGTAGAAGTGTATAGTTTAGCTATGAGTTCTGATGGGGAATTTTTGGCGAGTGGGGGTAAAGAGGATGTAATTAAAATTTGGCGGTGGCCCGATCGCCAGTTGCAGCAAACCCTCAAAGGTCATTCAGATACCATCCAAGCGATCGCCATCGCCCCCGATGGCAACACTTTAGCTAGTGGCGGTCGCGATCATACCATTAGAATTTGGGATTTAATCACTGGAAAAACCCAGCAAACCCTCGGACATTCTGACACGGTAAATTCTCTAGTATTTAGTCCCGATGGACAGACTTTAATCAGTGGAAGTCAAGATAAAACGATTAAAATTTGGCGGTGGTTTCCCCAAGGGTCTTCGCCGCTGTAA
- a CDS encoding DUF1822 family protein: protein MNNIPDSYLSIPLGQDAHRFAREFAAEQATPTKGKQVYLNTLAVYAVHNYLKWLQIESSLNDSNSWNPRMQALAPVADLVIPNLGKVECYPVLPGETVINLTFDMTESRMGYIAVQFEEQLDEAQLLGFFPPVTPDAESIELSLAGIQSLDAFIDSLDPLEVAEFNRPQETGNPVNLLKWRLNDLVEAIEAGWQTIDELFGMRSPAFRSDLANYAKDIEPGPDLPTIQQGKSIVLGTASLALLVKLSQESEEGIDILVRVFPIQESTDLPEQLKLMVLDEQGDILEEVSAGRGNNCIEQPLSGEPGEGFVIKLELGELSATESFII from the coding sequence ATGAACAATATCCCTGATTCTTACCTAAGCATACCCTTGGGTCAAGACGCTCATCGCTTTGCTCGGGAATTTGCTGCCGAACAAGCCACCCCAACGAAAGGTAAACAAGTTTATCTCAATACTCTAGCAGTCTACGCTGTCCATAATTATCTGAAGTGGCTACAAATAGAGAGTTCCCTAAATGACAGCAATAGTTGGAATCCCAGGATGCAAGCGTTGGCTCCGGTTGCCGATCTGGTTATACCCAATTTAGGTAAAGTAGAATGCTATCCGGTACTCCCAGGAGAAACTGTTATCAATTTAACCTTTGATATGACGGAGAGTCGAATGGGTTATATCGCGGTTCAGTTTGAAGAACAATTAGATGAAGCTCAGTTACTAGGATTTTTCCCCCCCGTCACTCCTGATGCCGAATCAATCGAGCTATCCCTTGCCGGGATCCAATCTCTCGATGCGTTTATCGATTCTCTGGATCCGCTGGAGGTAGCGGAGTTCAACAGACCTCAAGAGACTGGAAATCCTGTCAATCTCTTAAAATGGCGCTTAAATGACTTAGTTGAAGCGATTGAGGCGGGATGGCAGACGATTGATGAACTGTTTGGAATGCGATCGCCTGCGTTTCGTTCGGATTTAGCGAATTATGCCAAAGATATCGAACCGGGACCGGATCTGCCGACGATTCAACAGGGAAAATCGATTGTTTTGGGAACGGCGTCTTTAGCGCTATTGGTGAAACTTTCCCAGGAATCTGAGGAGGGAATTGATATTTTAGTGCGGGTTTTTCCGATTCAAGAATCAACTGATTTGCCTGAGCAACTTAAATTGATGGTTTTGGATGAGCAGGGAGATATTTTGGAGGAAGTAAGTGCAGGACGGGGGAACAATTGCATTGAACAACCTTTGAGTGGGGAACCGGGAGAAGGGTTTGTGATTAAGCTGGAATTAGGAGAATTGAGTGCAACAGAAAGTTTTATTATCTAG